From a region of the Mytilus galloprovincialis chromosome 3, xbMytGall1.hap1.1, whole genome shotgun sequence genome:
- the LOC143069076 gene encoding pre-mRNA-processing factor 39-like isoform X2: MVYETGVKTIPVCVELWLHYISFYVTYFVDSTEDIRKLYERAIKAAGTDFRSDKLWDSYISWEKDLPNVTSLHDRVLTIPTQLYRHHYDSFKHHVETHHPKEILSLDDFLKLRKEIVNKTILTGDDDESVMDEGPPAFIGPPGLEVPPGMEDTEGGKCDTDEAIKLKDRLITTREVMYRKNEEEVSKRWNFEEAIKRPYFHVKPLERGQLKNWREYLDWEIQNGTHERVVVLFERCMIACALYEDFWMKYAKYMEDHSLDAVRTVYSRACKIHLPKKPYIHMAWASFEERQGNYDGAYDVLATLEKSVPGLIMVAMRRISLERRRGNLATVETFFKDYIENAASPEIASFYSIKYARFLLKIKVDPEAAREVFKQAIEKDMGNLKLYLQTLDLEYQCTPVDEEKVNILFESLLNCENFSLETKAKMSQRKLEFLEDFCTDIKKLKDAYDEHQKLMKDLHTERKKRSYDAANYTQSMSEEPPEKKQKSEPPTNGASESMSQSAGTEHGSYPYWGSYNNSSYAAGYGQHWTTYGSHYYP; this comes from the exons ATG gTGTATGAGACTGGAGTTAAAACCATTCCTGTTTGTGTAGAGTTATGGCTTCATTACATATCATTTTACGTCACTTATTTTGTTGATAGCACTGAAGATATAAGGAA attataTGAGAGAGCAATCAAAGCTGCTGGTACTGATTTCAGATCTGACAAACTCTGGGATTCATACATTTCTTGGGAAAAAGATCTGCCAAATGTTACATCGTTGCACGACAGAGTATTAACCATTCCAACACAATTATACAGGCATCATTATGATAG ttttaaacACCATGTTGAAACGCATCATCCTAAAGAAATCCTGTCTCTTGATGATTTTCTTAAGCTACGGAAGGAAATTGTCAATAAAACCATCTTGACAGGAGATGATGATGAGAGTGTGATGGACGAAGGACCCCCTGCCTTTATAGGTCCTCCAGGGCTAGAAGTACCACCAGGAATGGAAGACACAGAAGGGGGAAAG TGTGATACGGATGAAGCAATAAAATTAAAAGACCGATTAATCACTACAAGAGAAGTTATGTATAGAAAGAATGAGGAGGAAGTCAGTAAGAGATGGAATTTTGAAGAAGCA ATAAAGAGACCTTATTTCCATGTCAAACCTTTAGAACGAGGTCAGCTGAAGAACTGGAGAGAATATTTAGATTGGGAAATACAGAATGGAACACATGAGCGAGTTGTGGTTTTATTTGAGAGATGCATGATTGCATGTGCGTTATATGAGGACTTTTGGATGAAG TATGCTAAATACATGGAGGACCACAGTTTGGATGCTGTAAGAACAGTATATAGCAGAGCTTGTAAAATCCATCTACCAAAGAAACCATATATACACATGGCTTGGGCATCGTTTGAAGAAAGACAag GAAATTATGATGGTGCTTACGATGTGCTGGCAACTCTAGAGAAAAGTGTTCCAGGACTGATTATGGTTGCTATGAGAAGAATAAGTTTAGAAAGAAGACGAGGAAATTTAGCAACTGTGGAAACATTTTTCAAAGACTATATAGAAAATGCTGCATCGCCAGAGATTGCATCTTTTTATTCTATTAAATATGCACGTTTTCTTTTGAAG ATAAAGGTTGATCCAGAAGCTGCCAGAGAAGTGTTTAAACAAGCTATAGAAAAAGATATG ggAAATCTCAAGTTATACCTTCAAACACTGGACTTGGAATATCAATGTACTCCTGTTGATGAAGAGAAGGTCAACATACTGTTTGAAAGTTTATTGAACTGTGAAAACTTCTCATTAGAAACTAAGGCAAAAATGTCCCAAAGAAAATTGGAATttttagaagatttttgtacagaCATAAAAAA ATTAAAAGATGCTTATGATGAACACCAgaaattgatgaaagatttacACACAgagagaaagaaaagaagttatgATGCTGCTAATTATACACA GAGTATGAGTGAAGAGCCACCTGAGAAGAAACAGAAAAGTGAACCTCCAACAAATGGTGCTAGTGAGTCCATGTCACAATCTGCTGGTACAGAACATGGAAGTTACCCATACTGGGGATCTTATAAT aaTTCAAGCTATGCTGCTGGGTATGGACAACACTGGACAACATATGGTTCTCATTATTACCCATGA
- the LOC143069076 gene encoding pre-mRNA-processing factor 39-like isoform X1 yields the protein MSSGDADSTVKTESNPDEDVKPIEPVEDNTTLGKYWKAVKENVSDFTGWTYLLQYVEQENKLDDAREAYEAFFQHYAYCYGYWKKQADMEKRHGFTDKAIAVYETGVKTIPVCVELWLHYISFYVTYFVDSTEDIRKLYERAIKAAGTDFRSDKLWDSYISWEKDLPNVTSLHDRVLTIPTQLYRHHYDSFKHHVETHHPKEILSLDDFLKLRKEIVNKTILTGDDDESVMDEGPPAFIGPPGLEVPPGMEDTEGGKCDTDEAIKLKDRLITTREVMYRKNEEEVSKRWNFEEAIKRPYFHVKPLERGQLKNWREYLDWEIQNGTHERVVVLFERCMIACALYEDFWMKYAKYMEDHSLDAVRTVYSRACKIHLPKKPYIHMAWASFEERQGNYDGAYDVLATLEKSVPGLIMVAMRRISLERRRGNLATVETFFKDYIENAASPEIASFYSIKYARFLLKIKVDPEAAREVFKQAIEKDMGNLKLYLQTLDLEYQCTPVDEEKVNILFESLLNCENFSLETKAKMSQRKLEFLEDFCTDIKKLKDAYDEHQKLMKDLHTERKKRSYDAANYTQSMSEEPPEKKQKSEPPTNGASESMSQSAGTEHGSYPYWGSYNNSSYAAGYGQHWTTYGSHYYP from the exons AACAAACTTGATGATGCCCGTGAAGCTTATGAAGCATTTTTCCAACACTATGCATACTGTTATGGCTATTGGAAGAAGCAAGCTGATATGGAAAAACGACATGGTTTTACTGATAAAGCTATAGCT gTGTATGAGACTGGAGTTAAAACCATTCCTGTTTGTGTAGAGTTATGGCTTCATTACATATCATTTTACGTCACTTATTTTGTTGATAGCACTGAAGATATAAGGAA attataTGAGAGAGCAATCAAAGCTGCTGGTACTGATTTCAGATCTGACAAACTCTGGGATTCATACATTTCTTGGGAAAAAGATCTGCCAAATGTTACATCGTTGCACGACAGAGTATTAACCATTCCAACACAATTATACAGGCATCATTATGATAG ttttaaacACCATGTTGAAACGCATCATCCTAAAGAAATCCTGTCTCTTGATGATTTTCTTAAGCTACGGAAGGAAATTGTCAATAAAACCATCTTGACAGGAGATGATGATGAGAGTGTGATGGACGAAGGACCCCCTGCCTTTATAGGTCCTCCAGGGCTAGAAGTACCACCAGGAATGGAAGACACAGAAGGGGGAAAG TGTGATACGGATGAAGCAATAAAATTAAAAGACCGATTAATCACTACAAGAGAAGTTATGTATAGAAAGAATGAGGAGGAAGTCAGTAAGAGATGGAATTTTGAAGAAGCA ATAAAGAGACCTTATTTCCATGTCAAACCTTTAGAACGAGGTCAGCTGAAGAACTGGAGAGAATATTTAGATTGGGAAATACAGAATGGAACACATGAGCGAGTTGTGGTTTTATTTGAGAGATGCATGATTGCATGTGCGTTATATGAGGACTTTTGGATGAAG TATGCTAAATACATGGAGGACCACAGTTTGGATGCTGTAAGAACAGTATATAGCAGAGCTTGTAAAATCCATCTACCAAAGAAACCATATATACACATGGCTTGGGCATCGTTTGAAGAAAGACAag GAAATTATGATGGTGCTTACGATGTGCTGGCAACTCTAGAGAAAAGTGTTCCAGGACTGATTATGGTTGCTATGAGAAGAATAAGTTTAGAAAGAAGACGAGGAAATTTAGCAACTGTGGAAACATTTTTCAAAGACTATATAGAAAATGCTGCATCGCCAGAGATTGCATCTTTTTATTCTATTAAATATGCACGTTTTCTTTTGAAG ATAAAGGTTGATCCAGAAGCTGCCAGAGAAGTGTTTAAACAAGCTATAGAAAAAGATATG ggAAATCTCAAGTTATACCTTCAAACACTGGACTTGGAATATCAATGTACTCCTGTTGATGAAGAGAAGGTCAACATACTGTTTGAAAGTTTATTGAACTGTGAAAACTTCTCATTAGAAACTAAGGCAAAAATGTCCCAAAGAAAATTGGAATttttagaagatttttgtacagaCATAAAAAA ATTAAAAGATGCTTATGATGAACACCAgaaattgatgaaagatttacACACAgagagaaagaaaagaagttatgATGCTGCTAATTATACACA GAGTATGAGTGAAGAGCCACCTGAGAAGAAACAGAAAAGTGAACCTCCAACAAATGGTGCTAGTGAGTCCATGTCACAATCTGCTGGTACAGAACATGGAAGTTACCCATACTGGGGATCTTATAAT aaTTCAAGCTATGCTGCTGGGTATGGACAACACTGGACAACATATGGTTCTCATTATTACCCATGA